A DNA window from Fusobacterium periodonticum ATCC 33693 contains the following coding sequences:
- a CDS encoding PTS sugar transporter subunit IIA, with translation MKFSSYLNTDYIFPNLEASSKEEIIRKIVSKVAEDDRVVGEQKDEIIKNILKREEEISTCIGGGIFLPHTRMIDFSDFIIAVATVKDKIISDIGGTNQKDEIKVVFLIVSDVLKNKNLLKAMSVISKIGLKQPEVIEKIKKSNSPKEIYELLAANDIELEHKIIAEDVLSPEIRPAKENDTLEEIAKRLILEQKSALPVLSDDNVLLGEITERELIGFGMPEHLSLMSDLNFLTVGEPFEEYLLNESTMTIKDIYRKDIKHLMIDKDTPIMEICFKMVYKGMHRLYVVNPKNNKYLGIINRSDIIKKVLHI, from the coding sequence ATGAAATTTTCAAGTTATTTAAACACTGATTACATATTTCCTAATTTAGAAGCAAGTTCTAAGGAAGAAATAATTAGAAAAATTGTTAGTAAAGTTGCAGAAGATGATAGAGTAGTTGGAGAACAAAAAGACGAAATCATAAAAAATATTTTAAAAAGAGAAGAAGAAATTTCTACTTGTATAGGTGGAGGAATTTTCTTGCCACATACAAGAATGATAGATTTTTCAGACTTTATCATAGCAGTTGCAACAGTTAAAGATAAAATAATATCTGATATTGGTGGAACAAATCAAAAAGATGAGATAAAAGTTGTATTTTTAATAGTTTCAGATGTTTTAAAAAATAAAAATCTTTTGAAGGCTATGAGTGTGATTTCAAAAATAGGACTAAAACAGCCAGAAGTAATAGAAAAAATAAAAAAATCAAATAGTCCTAAAGAAATATATGAACTTTTAGCAGCTAATGACATAGAGTTAGAGCATAAAATCATAGCAGAAGATGTTTTAAGTCCAGAAATAAGACCTGCAAAAGAAAATGATACTTTGGAAGAAATAGCTAAGAGATTGATATTAGAACAAAAATCAGCCTTACCTGTGCTATCAGATGATAATGTTCTTTTAGGAGAAATTACAGAAAGAGAATTAATAGGTTTTGGTATGCCAGAACATTTATCACTTATGAGTGATTTGAACTTCTTGACAGTTGGAGAACCTTTTGAAGAATACTTACTTAATGAAAGTACAATGACTATTAAAGATATATACAGAAAAGATATAAAGCACTTAATGATAGATAAAGATACTCCTATAATGGAAATTTGCTTTAAAATGGTTTATAAAGGAATGCACAGACTATATGTTGTAAATCCAAAGAATAATAAATATCTTGGAATTATAAATAGATCAGACATTATTAAGAAAGTATTACATATATAA
- a CDS encoding ArsB/NhaD family transporter: protein MLYVGILIFVAVFYCIITEKIPSAWATMAGGLLMTLIGIINQEEVLETVYNRLEILFLLVGMMMIVLLVSETGVFQWFAIKVAQLVRGEPFKLIILLACVTALCSAFLDNVTTILLMAPVSILLAKQLKLDPFPFVITEVMSANIGGLATLIGDPTQLIIGAEGKLTFNEFLANTAPVAILSMIALLATVYFMYAKNMKVSNELKAKIMELDSSRSLKDMKLLKQSIVIFSLVIIGFILNNFVDKGLAMIALSGAVCLSLLAKKSPKEMFEGVEWETLFFFIGLFMMIKGIENLEIIKFIGDKMITITEGHFGGAVLSTMWISALFTSVIGNVANAATFSKIINIMTPSFAGVAGVKALWWALSFGSCLGGNLSLLGSATNVVAVGAADKAGCKINFVQFLKFGGIIAIENLIIASIYVYFRYL from the coding sequence ATGTTATATGTTGGAATTTTGATATTTGTAGCAGTGTTTTACTGTATAATAACAGAGAAAATACCAAGTGCTTGGGCAACAATGGCAGGAGGGCTATTGATGACTCTGATTGGTATAATAAATCAAGAAGAAGTTCTTGAAACAGTCTACAATAGACTAGAGATACTTTTTTTACTTGTAGGAATGATGATGATAGTTCTTCTTGTTTCAGAAACTGGAGTGTTCCAGTGGTTTGCAATTAAAGTTGCACAATTGGTAAGAGGGGAACCATTTAAGTTGATAATTTTATTAGCTTGTGTAACAGCACTTTGTTCAGCATTTTTAGATAATGTTACAACAATATTACTTATGGCACCTGTGTCAATATTATTGGCAAAGCAATTAAAATTAGATCCATTCCCATTTGTAATAACAGAAGTTATGTCAGCTAATATAGGTGGACTTGCAACATTGATAGGGGATCCAACTCAACTTATCATAGGAGCAGAAGGAAAATTAACATTTAATGAATTCTTAGCTAACACAGCACCTGTTGCTATACTTTCTATGATAGCTTTATTGGCAACAGTTTATTTTATGTATGCTAAAAATATGAAGGTATCAAATGAACTAAAAGCTAAGATTATGGAATTGGATTCAAGTAGATCGTTAAAAGATATGAAACTTTTAAAACAATCTATAGTTATATTTTCTTTAGTAATTATAGGATTTATTTTGAATAACTTTGTGGACAAAGGACTTGCTATGATAGCATTATCAGGAGCAGTATGTTTATCATTACTTGCAAAGAAAAGTCCTAAAGAAATGTTTGAAGGAGTGGAGTGGGAAACTTTATTCTTCTTCATAGGTTTATTTATGATGATTAAAGGTATAGAAAATCTTGAGATTATTAAATTTATTGGAGATAAAATGATAACAATAACTGAAGGTCATTTTGGGGGAGCAGTTTTATCAACAATGTGGATATCAGCTCTTTTCACTTCAGTAATTGGAAACGTTGCCAATGCAGCAACATTTTCGAAGATTATTAATATAATGACTCCAAGTTTTGCAGGAGTTGCAGGAGTAAAAGCACTTTGGTGGGCTTTATCATTTGGTTCTTGTTTAGGTGGAAATTTAAGTTTACTTGGTTCTGCAACAAATGTTGTGGCAGTTGGGGCTGCTGATAAAGCAGGATGTAAAATCAATTTTGTACAATTTTTAAAGTTTGGTGGAATTATTGCTATAGAAAATTTGATAATAGCTTCAATATATGTTTATTTTAGATATTTATAA